From Persicobacter psychrovividus, the proteins below share one genomic window:
- a CDS encoding Ig-like domain-containing protein has product MMYKTYFLMVWLIAIALPVRAQWEDLNPGGGGQIQDVICDPNIEGRLYLSSDMEGVYRSDDYGASWHIKSDDLVHTRAFVTTVDPTNSNRIYVGTLYGLSISDNAGDQYHFATSTADNSINAIAIDPFDASHIIAGVGWKDDYDFWTWGIGRVASKGLGYYFESKDYGSSWQKVTYTTIDDEYFNIYAIRFDQKRPGTFYIGGDQGLWKTIDGGANWALIPGPTTFKCRGIDLTPDGNTIYATYATDNGDYFNVGSGSKIFATRTANIQWTDISAGLQYTSQMWYPEVDVRSDGDFHKILVGFRNQRTGVWEGSIQWNDNSISSHSWANILKERDNFDPGWDTWYPNPNVRWAHYTPLSWSNRGIWATGNQTLFYGEEQAGEWQFLNKYCQPSSIITPSTGEPTYHNRGFASTFTFDGTAIENYAIQSQGDNGIQESWDYGYSWNNHEVREYSNHNHADAVDIAEVDGVPTVVVAAAKGWGGVNLNSHTILTKQLHTFSPSDQWQSRNGNLPTNYNVKELRVSPHNKKSVVMGIYGSGIWWIEDIKDFINGGNAVQIADKVTDHIAGANSIAFHPTNPNILYLASNIFTNDPNTNEKQVLWKGERQSGNQWEWSIIHDAIGWGATVAATQIDGQLYLLHAAQTKTASGYTTDQQLSISADEGASWQTILNKETTLPLAQHSWYDYIANRYEFRYGGLAVKDNQIFVAAYHHEFGKPYGMFRGIIEPDKTISWENWTADHDWPGMNGAQIREIEGKTYYYGSTSGAGLWRREITPVDYGGITAPDGLLAENVASGIQLSWQDNSNNETGFQIERGNGGAGFATLTTVDANTTSFIDDGFCPGRAFSYRVRAINATTKSSPSNTATATSASPVLPTGNGDGLVVQYFNDINLENPVAVDIVSPIVFNWQRTAPNTCMNVDFWSARFEGEITAETSGTYQIQATADDAVAVWVEGQLLMQQNLEDPNDPVSGTLQMTAGQAYRIRIEYQEEGWDAHLKMEWAKDGGAFTTIPAAAFSSYTVGPMDPPATPADVSAEAISASAIQINWTDLSDNEEQFIIEQNSGQDWQVTGTATANATTFVAQDLVPQTDYTFRVQAKNNGGRSGWSNTATATTNSLPTTLPEAPTDLQVSTNGTEVNLLWSDQSDNELWFIIERKQNQWEAIDSVAANLTNYIDRSAEAVSNYEYRVVAKNNVGISGSSNSAMVRIPDAPQQGIIGARKTLSTMQVDGQLTENVWDLYASASKNITGASDNKVTFATLWDDQYLYVAIKVEDANLWNDSAEDYNDDATEVYIDGGFERSSSYDQNDRQFTKGYQSDGLSGSTNNAGVMVAWAQVADGYTVEYAIPWSNIGQSAYNSKKIGFDIAVNDDDDGGPRDAQLMWMGTDNNWSNTSQFGTLVLSDETVSGGDQPWPPVVEISAPTTGSRSNVGEDVLITASASDPDGNISKVAFYAGDLKIGEDYTAPYSVTYPAPAVGLHYLSAVATDQDGYSTLSEVVTIEVVEPTACDAPNLLPNGHFESGTGGWNFYTNSGNGVVANFSSSNVGAIAGAQSAKIQIDQNGSQDSDVQCFTNLSLAAGIDYEISYQAKASSSTNIRVQLLQEGSWVDYGQHTVSLSPQIGTYTLQVNLANADQNARLDFFLGNTASTIYLDEISVREKCTNVPTDPVPPVVHISSPSAGDTFTSGESVWLTAEASDADGFVSSVRFFADDVLIGEDDSSPFSIQWQNLSAGTYQLTAQAVDDDQQTTLSGAVQIQVENPNLPPTVSLTAPLDGSIFLSDEAVLITAEASDPDGTISAVELYLDGSLLETLNSAPYQWEINDLSVGNYTLQVTATDQQGMTASSETIEISVENSSVCDFPNLVGNGDFGNGANGWQFYTNGGSGTSAQLQTNGEAYVNIDQGGNMDSDIQLYTQLNLLANVTYEVTFSAKAQSDRNMRVQVLQEGSWANYGQTTVALTPNFVSYQFEFSISSPDGNARLDFFLGQANADVTIGQVTVQEKCEAQNQRVMPENTIQIYPNPIFRQQALFIAPAGAKVKSVEIFTVGGALIYQTNFSQQATTPLEIPSGSFEQTGLYLIRLQTDQGQQLKKIMVY; this is encoded by the coding sequence ATGATGTACAAAACCTATTTTTTAATGGTATGGCTAATCGCTATTGCCCTACCCGTTCGTGCACAATGGGAAGACCTCAACCCCGGAGGTGGGGGACAAATTCAAGATGTAATTTGTGACCCCAACATTGAAGGAAGACTATATCTTTCTTCGGATATGGAAGGCGTGTACCGCAGTGACGATTACGGTGCTTCGTGGCATATCAAATCAGATGACCTCGTTCACACCCGTGCTTTTGTAACCACCGTTGACCCTACCAACAGCAACAGAATTTATGTCGGAACCCTTTATGGCCTCTCGATTTCCGACAATGCGGGCGACCAGTACCACTTTGCGACCAGCACCGCAGACAATTCCATCAATGCCATTGCCATCGACCCTTTTGATGCCTCGCATATTATTGCAGGGGTTGGCTGGAAGGACGATTATGACTTCTGGACCTGGGGCATTGGCCGCGTGGCCTCCAAAGGGCTCGGCTATTACTTCGAATCCAAAGATTACGGCAGCAGCTGGCAGAAGGTCACCTACACCACTATTGACGATGAATATTTCAATATTTACGCCATTCGGTTCGATCAAAAAAGACCAGGAACTTTCTATATCGGCGGAGATCAAGGCTTATGGAAAACCATCGATGGCGGAGCAAATTGGGCGCTCATCCCCGGCCCAACCACCTTCAAATGTCGAGGCATTGACCTGACCCCTGACGGAAATACCATTTACGCCACTTATGCCACTGACAATGGTGACTATTTTAATGTAGGTTCAGGATCCAAAATTTTTGCGACAAGAACCGCCAATATTCAATGGACGGATATCTCCGCAGGCTTACAATATACCAGCCAAATGTGGTACCCAGAAGTGGATGTTCGGTCAGATGGAGACTTCCACAAAATTCTTGTCGGCTTCAGAAATCAACGAACCGGCGTATGGGAGGGAAGCATACAATGGAATGACAACAGCATCAGCAGCCATAGCTGGGCCAACATCCTTAAAGAGCGGGATAATTTTGACCCCGGCTGGGATACCTGGTACCCCAACCCCAATGTCAGATGGGCACACTATACCCCATTAAGCTGGAGTAACCGGGGCATCTGGGCCACGGGAAATCAGACCCTTTTCTACGGAGAAGAGCAGGCAGGAGAATGGCAGTTTCTGAATAAATATTGTCAGCCGTCAAGCATTATCACCCCATCCACCGGAGAGCCAACGTACCATAACCGTGGATTTGCCAGCACCTTCACCTTCGACGGTACCGCCATTGAAAATTATGCCATTCAGAGCCAAGGCGACAACGGCATACAGGAAAGCTGGGATTATGGCTATTCCTGGAATAACCACGAAGTGCGGGAATACAGCAATCACAACCATGCCGACGCCGTGGATATCGCAGAGGTGGACGGTGTACCGACGGTTGTGGTAGCGGCCGCAAAAGGCTGGGGCGGCGTGAACCTGAACAGCCATACCATCCTGACCAAACAACTTCATACTTTCAGCCCTTCTGATCAATGGCAAAGCCGAAATGGCAACCTGCCCACCAACTACAATGTGAAAGAATTGCGGGTATCGCCCCATAATAAAAAAAGTGTGGTCATGGGCATTTATGGCAGTGGCATCTGGTGGATTGAAGACATCAAAGACTTCATCAATGGGGGCAATGCGGTACAAATCGCCGACAAGGTAACCGATCATATTGCAGGGGCAAACTCCATCGCCTTTCACCCTACCAACCCTAATATTCTCTATCTGGCATCGAATATTTTCACCAATGATCCCAACACCAACGAAAAGCAAGTGCTCTGGAAAGGGGAACGGCAGTCTGGTAACCAGTGGGAATGGTCGATCATTCATGACGCCATCGGCTGGGGAGCAACCGTTGCTGCCACTCAAATCGACGGGCAACTCTACCTGCTTCATGCTGCTCAAACCAAAACAGCAAGTGGCTACACCACCGACCAGCAGCTCAGCATTTCTGCTGATGAAGGCGCAAGCTGGCAAACCATCCTGAATAAAGAAACCACCCTGCCACTCGCCCAACACAGCTGGTACGACTACATTGCCAACCGATATGAATTCCGATATGGTGGGCTTGCGGTAAAAGACAACCAGATTTTTGTGGCAGCCTATCACCATGAATTCGGCAAACCCTATGGAATGTTTCGAGGAATTATTGAGCCGGATAAAACCATCAGCTGGGAAAACTGGACCGCAGACCACGACTGGCCCGGTATGAATGGGGCACAGATACGGGAGATCGAAGGGAAAACATACTACTATGGTTCTACTTCGGGCGCCGGCTTATGGCGAAGGGAAATTACGCCGGTAGATTATGGGGGTATCACAGCTCCTGATGGACTGTTAGCTGAAAACGTAGCCTCAGGCATACAGCTGAGCTGGCAGGATAACAGCAACAACGAAACAGGTTTTCAGATTGAAAGAGGGAATGGGGGAGCAGGATTTGCCACCCTTACCACCGTGGATGCCAATACCACCTCTTTTATTGATGATGGCTTTTGCCCTGGCAGAGCCTTCTCCTACCGTGTAAGAGCGATTAATGCCACAACTAAATCTTCGCCTTCCAACACCGCAACAGCAACCAGTGCATCTCCGGTATTGCCTACGGGTAATGGCGATGGCCTCGTGGTGCAGTATTTCAACGACATCAATTTGGAAAATCCGGTAGCGGTAGATATTGTATCTCCTATTGTTTTCAACTGGCAGCGCACCGCCCCAAACACCTGCATGAATGTCGATTTCTGGTCGGCGAGGTTTGAAGGGGAAATCACTGCGGAAACCTCAGGGACCTATCAAATTCAGGCCACTGCCGATGATGCCGTTGCCGTTTGGGTGGAAGGCCAGCTCTTGATGCAGCAAAACCTTGAAGATCCCAACGATCCCGTTTCAGGCACCCTTCAAATGACCGCAGGGCAGGCCTATCGTATCAGAATAGAATATCAGGAAGAAGGCTGGGACGCCCACCTGAAAATGGAGTGGGCCAAAGATGGCGGTGCCTTTACCACCATACCTGCTGCTGCATTTTCATCCTATACGGTTGGCCCTATGGACCCGCCAGCCACTCCTGCTGATGTATCGGCAGAGGCCATTTCAGCTTCAGCAATACAAATCAACTGGACCGATCTTTCCGATAATGAAGAGCAATTTATTATTGAGCAAAACAGCGGGCAAGACTGGCAGGTAACAGGTACCGCAACGGCCAATGCCACCACTTTTGTTGCCCAGGACCTGGTGCCGCAAACCGACTATACCTTCCGGGTACAGGCGAAAAACAATGGCGGAAGATCGGGCTGGAGTAACACCGCCACAGCCACGACCAACAGCCTGCCAACCACACTACCCGAAGCACCAACAGACTTGCAGGTATCTACTAATGGTACTGAAGTGAACCTCCTTTGGAGCGACCAATCGGACAATGAGTTGTGGTTTATCATTGAGCGGAAACAAAATCAGTGGGAAGCCATTGACAGTGTTGCCGCCAACCTGACCAACTATATTGACCGATCTGCGGAAGCGGTTTCAAACTATGAATACCGGGTGGTGGCCAAAAACAATGTGGGCATCAGTGGCTCAAGCAACAGCGCAATGGTGCGTATTCCTGACGCGCCACAGCAGGGGATTATTGGTGCCCGAAAAACCCTTTCGACCATGCAAGTGGATGGTCAACTGACGGAGAATGTATGGGATTTATATGCTTCAGCGAGCAAAAATATTACTGGAGCCTCCGACAATAAAGTTACTTTTGCCACCCTGTGGGATGATCAGTACCTTTATGTAGCGATTAAGGTGGAAGATGCAAACCTGTGGAACGATTCCGCGGAAGACTATAACGATGACGCCACTGAAGTTTATATTGATGGCGGATTTGAACGCAGCAGCAGCTACGATCAAAATGACCGTCAGTTCACCAAAGGCTATCAGTCTGATGGGCTTTCGGGATCAACGAATAATGCAGGAGTGATGGTCGCTTGGGCACAAGTCGCCGATGGTTATACCGTCGAGTATGCCATTCCGTGGAGCAATATAGGGCAGTCAGCCTATAATAGTAAAAAAATCGGTTTCGATATTGCCGTTAACGATGACGATGATGGGGGGCCGCGCGATGCACAACTCATGTGGATGGGAACCGACAACAATTGGTCGAACACCAGTCAGTTTGGAACCCTGGTTCTTTCCGATGAAACCGTCAGTGGCGGAGACCAGCCTTGGCCGCCGGTAGTCGAAATATCCGCGCCCACAACAGGCAGCCGCAGCAATGTAGGGGAGGATGTACTGATCACTGCTTCAGCATCAGATCCTGATGGCAACATCAGCAAAGTCGCCTTTTATGCGGGTGATCTAAAAATAGGGGAGGATTACACCGCGCCCTACTCGGTAACGTATCCAGCACCAGCGGTTGGTTTGCATTACCTTTCCGCAGTGGCAACGGATCAGGATGGGTACAGCACACTTTCCGAGGTCGTCACGATTGAGGTGGTGGAGCCCACTGCCTGCGATGCACCCAACCTTTTACCCAATGGGCACTTTGAATCTGGCACCGGAGGGTGGAATTTCTACACCAACAGCGGCAATGGAGTGGTCGCCAATTTCAGCAGTTCCAATGTCGGTGCCATTGCCGGAGCACAGTCTGCAAAAATTCAGATCGATCAAAATGGCAGTCAGGATTCCGACGTGCAATGCTTCACCAATCTGTCGTTGGCCGCAGGTATAGATTACGAGATCAGTTACCAGGCCAAAGCATCCTCGAGCACCAACATCCGGGTACAATTGCTGCAAGAGGGCAGCTGGGTTGATTATGGTCAGCACACCGTCAGCCTCAGTCCACAAATCGGCACCTATACCTTGCAGGTCAATCTCGCCAATGCAGATCAAAATGCACGACTTGATTTTTTCCTCGGTAATACCGCATCCACCATTTATCTGGATGAAATTTCGGTACGTGAAAAATGTACAAATGTCCCTACGGATCCCGTACCTCCTGTGGTACATATTTCTTCCCCTTCAGCCGGAGACACCTTCACGAGTGGGGAATCCGTTTGGCTAACCGCGGAAGCTTCGGATGCAGATGGATTTGTGAGCAGCGTGCGCTTTTTTGCTGACGATGTCCTGATCGGGGAAGATGATTCGTCGCCTTTTAGCATCCAATGGCAAAACCTGTCAGCAGGCACTTACCAGCTCACGGCCCAGGCCGTGGACGACGATCAGCAAACCACCCTCTCAGGTGCAGTACAAATTCAGGTGGAAAATCCGAATCTTCCTCCTACGGTCAGTTTGACCGCGCCACTTGACGGCAGTATATTCCTATCCGATGAGGCTGTCCTAATCACTGCTGAAGCCTCAGACCCTGACGGTACCATCAGTGCTGTGGAACTTTATCTTGACGGCAGCCTGTTGGAAACGCTAAACAGTGCGCCTTATCAATGGGAAATAAACGATCTGTCAGTCGGGAATTACACTTTGCAGGTTACGGCGACCGATCAGCAGGGCATGACTGCAAGTTCGGAAACGATCGAAATATCGGTGGAAAACAGCAGCGTTTGCGACTTCCCGAATCTGGTCGGAAATGGTGATTTTGGAAATGGCGCCAATGGCTGGCAATTTTATACCAATGGCGGCAGTGGTACTTCGGCACAACTGCAAACCAACGGAGAGGCCTACGTCAATATTGATCAGGGTGGAAATATGGACTCCGACATTCAACTGTATACCCAGCTGAACCTGCTGGCGAATGTTACTTATGAAGTTACTTTTTCTGCCAAAGCGCAATCAGACCGTAACATGAGAGTACAGGTTTTACAGGAAGGAAGCTGGGCGAACTATGGTCAAACTACCGTTGCCCTCACCCCAAACTTTGTCAGCTACCAGTTTGAGTTTTCGATATCCAGTCCTGACGGCAACGCCAGACTCGACTTCTTTCTTGGGCAGGCCAATGCTGATGTAACAATAGGGCAGGTGACAGTGCAGGAAAAATGTGAGGCACAAAATCAGCGGGTAATGCCTGAAAACACCATACAGATTTACCCTAACCCGATTTTCCGACAGCAGGCATTGTTCATCGCTCCTGCAGGGGCAAAGGTGAAGTCGGTTGAAATATTTACAGTCGGAGGAGCGCTGATATATCAAACCAATTTCAGCCAACAAGCGACAACTCCTTTGGAGATTCCTTCAGGCTCCTTTGAGCAAACAGGGCTTTACCTGATTCGTCTGCAGACAGATCAAGGGCAACAGCTCAAAAAAATAATGGTGTACTAA
- a CDS encoding ParB/RepB/Spo0J family partition protein: protein MAKKQIKSSRGGKRGRAIQPHDVSTKDVQSTEISAEVTRVQDFAIKSEIETHMVGRDAYLSAIAFTSFDDPLIKVQPELKALIPALTKNEYQKLTESVQKEGVREPVLVWQDPDGGFYYIVDGHNRWRVAGALKLMEIPYRVLQFADLEAVKEYMVDLQMGKRNLVKWQVSYFRGMKYERLKGNHGGDRSAQEGGRLAENLGASFGVSAMTIQRDAKFYRGVQALPEDVKARFLDRKISAKKAEIEKIGAFNTFEKIGALDIVRIFELEQENASEDDILWYDQLSVQVKPVVKAKTTFDLHKYMKSEESRIRKVLKSADQEGKALLLAHYQKLISEIEQA from the coding sequence ATGGCTAAGAAACAAATCAAATCAAGTCGGGGGGGGAAACGAGGTCGTGCGATACAGCCTCATGATGTTTCCACGAAAGATGTACAAAGCACCGAAATTTCAGCAGAAGTTACCCGCGTGCAGGATTTTGCCATAAAGTCTGAAATCGAAACCCACATGGTTGGCCGTGATGCGTACCTGAGTGCGATTGCTTTTACCTCTTTTGACGACCCTTTAATTAAGGTGCAGCCAGAGCTGAAGGCGCTCATTCCTGCCCTGACAAAAAATGAATATCAGAAACTGACCGAAAGTGTTCAGAAGGAAGGTGTTCGTGAACCCGTACTTGTTTGGCAGGACCCTGACGGCGGTTTTTATTATATCGTTGATGGGCATAACCGCTGGCGGGTTGCAGGTGCACTGAAACTGATGGAAATCCCCTATCGTGTGCTGCAATTTGCAGACCTTGAAGCTGTAAAAGAGTATATGGTGGACCTGCAAATGGGGAAAAGAAACCTTGTCAAGTGGCAGGTATCCTATTTCAGGGGGATGAAATATGAAAGACTCAAAGGGAACCACGGCGGCGACAGGTCGGCGCAGGAAGGTGGTCGTCTTGCGGAAAATCTTGGCGCTTCTTTTGGCGTCAGTGCGATGACCATTCAGCGCGATGCCAAATTTTACCGTGGCGTACAGGCCTTGCCAGAAGATGTAAAAGCGCGTTTTCTCGACCGTAAAATTTCTGCCAAGAAAGCGGAGATTGAAAAAATCGGTGCTTTTAACACTTTTGAAAAAATCGGTGCTTTAGACATCGTTCGAATATTTGAGTTGGAGCAGGAAAATGCCTCCGAAGATGATATTTTATGGTACGATCAACTTTCGGTACAGGTGAAACCAGTGGTGAAAGCCAAAACTACTTTTGATCTTCATAAGTACATGAAGTCGGAAGAATCGCGGATCAGGAAGGTATTGAAGTCTGCGGATCAGGAAGGAAAGGCACTTTTACTGGCTCACTACCAAAAACTGATTTCGGAAATCGAACAGGCTTAA
- a CDS encoding ParA family protein, with the protein MTNDQIRTFFRNNPALNLKQIEIEAGIPNTYLNKAMKGRNLSEEHIKKVAPILIRYGFKDNEGAKVYAIYNHKGGVGKTTTSVNLAVGLANKNFKVLLIDFDPQANTTQHLGYRGEDRPTNTIRNVLTFDEANNLPIKSCIYQPYEDLDTFHLIPSELSLTKIARDLTLRQIPGMERLSKVLGMVKQDYDYILLDTPPNMDILVTNAMVAAHSVIIPVIPDSLPYEGLADVIDFVKDETTLRLNPDITVEGILLTMVKGNTALHQSIEEKIRSKFSRYKVFDTKIRNTIALSEASEAGEDIFSYSHRSNAAKDYKSFTEELING; encoded by the coding sequence ATGACGAACGACCAAATCCGCACATTTTTTCGCAACAATCCGGCTTTGAACTTAAAGCAAATCGAGATTGAAGCAGGAATTCCCAATACTTATTTGAATAAGGCCATGAAAGGCAGAAACCTGTCAGAAGAACACATCAAGAAGGTTGCGCCAATACTGATCAGGTATGGCTTTAAAGACAATGAGGGGGCAAAAGTTTATGCGATTTATAATCACAAGGGCGGAGTAGGCAAAACGACCACCTCGGTTAATTTGGCAGTAGGTTTGGCCAATAAGAATTTCAAAGTGTTGCTGATTGATTTTGACCCGCAGGCGAACACCACACAGCACCTCGGCTATCGTGGCGAGGACCGTCCGACGAACACTATCCGTAACGTCCTTACATTTGATGAAGCGAATAATTTACCAATAAAATCGTGTATCTATCAGCCTTATGAAGATCTGGACACCTTTCATCTGATTCCTTCGGAGCTGTCACTGACTAAAATTGCACGTGATCTTACCCTCCGTCAGATTCCGGGAATGGAACGCCTTTCGAAGGTGCTTGGGATGGTGAAGCAGGATTATGATTATATTTTGCTGGACACCCCACCGAATATGGATATTCTGGTGACCAATGCCATGGTGGCGGCTCATTCGGTGATTATTCCTGTGATTCCCGACTCATTGCCTTATGAGGGCTTGGCCGATGTGATTGATTTTGTGAAGGATGAAACAACACTCCGACTGAACCCTGATATTACGGTAGAAGGCATTTTGCTGACGATGGTTAAAGGGAATACCGCTTTGCACCAGAGTATTGAGGAGAAAATCCGCAGTAAATTCAGCCGATACAAGGTTTTTGATACCAAAATACGAAATACCATTGCCCTGAGTGAAGCCTCAGAAGCTGGCGAGGATATTTTCTCTTATTCTCACCGAAGCAATGCTGCAAAAGATTATAAATCATTTACTGAGGAGTTGATCAATGGCTAA
- a CDS encoding replication initiation protein produces MSRIFMLDQEASTVDFYISKSNRIVQASRRYSLNLFQQRAFNKITELIREGKIIRKIDSGNDQVRSDVVVRLHIQDVIRSNRLGGTDYAKYVKSISDLPSFLLRMKQVLPDGTIKWSSVSAFPKILGEDDLKKKRSTVDIQVAGELIQHVIPNQSIEIGGYIQYKASRTFDLKHSYSHSLYEFLRSHAFKNKKNGVANAIFEINELAQILCPGSYQDRKKPKIEVHGMKIHPIKWVELNRRVLAPSVKDVNENINCDLSIEKYTPIKKGRAVSSVEFSFFLKGEGEHDPIYLEDTLCDHLIAKITGLTVFKSEKLLQDSRNRVQALIDQYPEERLRSNLDYMLAKKNIKLPMNYFEKAVMKDYANTKTVQQGQLTFGAPAQVQQEVAQESYVSRKTSENKEKAQLEAFKARKIAMEQAYNQWYEQVREQYLSSPDSLRLMTKYLRFLENEASAYERKFLQEWEAGTPSADANKWFGRYLVSQIGTPQEQEFLQKGVKFWARVNHDFNMDEM; encoded by the coding sequence ATGTCCCGTATTTTTATGCTTGATCAAGAAGCTTCTACCGTTGATTTTTACATCTCCAAGTCTAACAGGATCGTTCAGGCCAGTCGCAGGTACTCCTTAAACTTGTTTCAGCAACGTGCATTCAATAAAATTACTGAGTTAATTCGGGAAGGCAAAATTATCCGTAAGATTGATTCGGGCAACGATCAGGTGCGTTCGGATGTCGTGGTGCGTTTGCACATTCAGGATGTGATCCGTTCGAACCGCCTCGGCGGGACGGATTATGCCAAGTATGTGAAGTCGATATCCGATTTGCCAAGTTTTTTGCTACGGATGAAGCAGGTTTTGCCTGACGGTACCATCAAGTGGAGCAGTGTGTCTGCCTTTCCGAAAATTCTTGGAGAGGATGATCTGAAGAAAAAGCGCAGTACGGTGGATATTCAAGTTGCGGGTGAACTCATTCAGCATGTCATACCGAACCAATCGATAGAAATTGGTGGCTACATTCAGTATAAAGCCAGCCGAACGTTTGACTTGAAGCACAGCTATTCTCATTCTCTATATGAATTTTTGAGATCGCACGCCTTCAAAAATAAAAAAAATGGGGTGGCCAATGCGATTTTTGAAATCAATGAACTTGCCCAAATTCTTTGTCCGGGCAGTTATCAGGATCGGAAGAAGCCTAAAATTGAGGTCCACGGCATGAAGATCCACCCGATCAAGTGGGTAGAGCTCAATCGTCGGGTATTGGCACCTTCGGTCAAGGATGTCAATGAGAATATTAATTGCGATTTGTCGATCGAGAAATACACGCCCATAAAAAAAGGACGGGCGGTGTCTTCTGTGGAATTTTCTTTCTTTCTCAAAGGGGAAGGGGAGCATGATCCGATTTATCTTGAAGATACATTGTGCGATCACCTGATCGCAAAAATCACGGGACTGACGGTTTTTAAAAGTGAAAAATTATTGCAGGATTCTCGCAATAGGGTACAGGCGCTGATTGACCAGTACCCTGAAGAACGATTGCGCTCAAACCTTGATTATATGCTTGCCAAAAAGAACATCAAGTTGCCGATGAACTATTTTGAAAAAGCGGTGATGAAAGATTACGCCAATACGAAAACGGTACAGCAAGGGCAGCTGACTTTCGGAGCACCTGCACAAGTTCAGCAGGAGGTCGCACAGGAGAGTTATGTGAGCAGAAAAACTTCGGAGAACAAGGAAAAAGCACAGCTGGAAGCTTTTAAGGCACGAAAAATAGCCATGGAGCAGGCTTATAACCAGTGGTATGAGCAGGTGCGTGAACAATATCTTTCCTCTCCGGATTCTTTGCGATTGATGACGAAATACTTGAGGTTTCTGGAAAATGAAGCTTCGGCTTATGAGCGTAAGTTCTTGCAGGAATGGGAAGCGGGAACACCCTCCGCTGATGCCAACAAATGGTTTGGAAGATACCTCGTCAGTCAGATTGGTACACCTCAGGAACAGGAGTTTTTACAGAAGGGGGTGAAATTTTGGGCACGGGTAAACCATGATTTCAATATGGATGAAATGTGA
- a CDS encoding DUF1566 domain-containing protein produces the protein MPVFFTASLFILFACQSNTIVVPEEPDVPTPEIKVSYPIVDTRITDFYTDLDLVSEISFGAPFYGQDAHYQGHSPTYTNNGDGTVSDRVTGLMWAKSMGAKMTFTEAFTFAENASLGGYQDWRVPTLKELYSLMLFDGMVSGQHAITPFIDTDYFDQPLGDTEIGEREIDAQTWSSNQYVGKTMNGDETIFGVNFVDGRIKGYPLKSKATGEENKMYVRLVRSNPDYGKNQLVDNGDGTVSDLATGLMWQQADDGQGRDWEQALAYAESLTLAGHDNWRLPNAKELQSIVDYSRSPQTSASAAIDPIFEISSITDPEGNSGHYPFFWTSTTHLDGVNPYASAVYIAFGEGQGQMHGQLMDVHGAGCQRSDPKSGSLADYPQYFGPQGDVRYVFNYVRCVRDIE, from the coding sequence ATGCCAGTTTTTTTTACCGCCAGCTTATTTATTTTATTTGCCTGTCAAAGTAATACCATTGTGGTCCCTGAAGAACCAGATGTTCCCACGCCTGAAATCAAGGTGAGTTACCCTATCGTTGATACTCGTATTACAGATTTTTATACTGACCTCGATCTTGTAAGTGAAATATCGTTTGGGGCACCATTTTATGGTCAGGATGCGCACTATCAGGGGCATTCGCCAACATATACCAACAATGGGGATGGGACGGTCAGTGATCGGGTTACTGGACTGATGTGGGCAAAATCAATGGGAGCGAAAATGACTTTCACAGAGGCCTTTACTTTTGCTGAAAATGCCTCACTTGGGGGGTATCAGGATTGGCGGGTGCCAACGCTGAAGGAGTTGTATTCCCTGATGCTGTTTGATGGGATGGTTTCTGGGCAGCATGCTATTACCCCTTTTATTGATACGGATTATTTTGATCAGCCATTAGGCGATACCGAAATTGGAGAGCGTGAAATTGATGCACAGACGTGGTCATCGAATCAGTACGTAGGCAAAACAATGAATGGCGATGAAACCATCTTTGGGGTTAATTTTGTAGATGGGAGAATCAAGGGATATCCACTGAAATCGAAAGCGACAGGAGAGGAAAACAAAATGTATGTCAGGCTGGTGCGGTCGAATCCTGACTATGGAAAAAATCAGTTGGTTGATAATGGCGATGGGACGGTCAGTGATTTAGCTACTGGATTAATGTGGCAACAGGCAGATGATGGACAGGGGCGAGATTGGGAGCAGGCGCTGGCTTATGCGGAATCTCTTACGCTTGCAGGGCATGACAACTGGCGCCTTCCCAACGCCAAGGAGTTGCAAAGTATTGTAGATTATTCCCGATCACCACAGACTTCAGCCTCCGCAGCTATTGACCCTATCTTCGAAATTTCGTCCATCACTGATCCAGAAGGTAACAGTGGTCATTATCCTTTCTTTTGGACGAGCACCACACATTTGGATGGCGTGAATCCATATGCCTCAGCAGTGTACATTGCTTTTGGCGAGGGACAGGGGCAGATGCACGGTCAGTTGATGGATGTGCATGGTGCCGGCTGCCAGCGTAGCGATCCCAAAAGTGGTTCTTTGGCCGATTATCCTCAGTATTTTGGCCCACAAGGGGATGTTCGGTATGTATTCAACTATGTCCGCTGTGTTCGCGATATTGAATAA